In Candidatus Promineifilum breve, one genomic interval encodes:
- a CDS encoding nucleotidyltransferase family protein, which translates to METISAVGSLEDLIDTIRVEKAALADQYAIRSLGVFGSFVRGEAAAESDLDLLVEFSTPPTLFEFVRLQNELSDRLGLKVDLVMKSALKPTIGKQILEEVILI; encoded by the coding sequence ATGGAAACAATATCGGCTGTTGGGTCGCTTGAAGACTTGATCGACACCATCCGGGTCGAGAAGGCCGCGCTGGCCGACCAATACGCCATCCGGTCGCTCGGCGTGTTCGGTTCGTTCGTGCGCGGCGAAGCCGCGGCCGAGAGCGATCTTGATCTATTGGTCGAGTTCTCGACCCCACCCACCCTCTTTGAATTCGTTCGCCTGCAAAACGAACTGTCTGACCGGCTGGGCTTGAAAGTAGATTTGGTTATGAAGTCAGCGCTCAAGCCAACCATCGGCAAGCAAATTCTTGAAGAAGTTATTTTGATATGA
- a CDS encoding HepT-like ribonuclease domain-containing protein: protein MTRSYVDFLRDILNAIQDAQSFVKGIDLEDFLANKEKQYAVIRALEIIGEAAAQIPQEVRARYPKPPWREMVGMRNIVIHNYFGVDETVVWRTVQEDLPSLKRAINAMLKDLSKNA, encoded by the coding sequence ATGACGCGTTCTTACGTCGATTTTTTACGGGACATTCTGAACGCAATTCAGGATGCACAATCCTTCGTTAAAGGTATTGATCTCGAGGATTTCCTAGCCAATAAAGAGAAGCAGTACGCGGTCATTCGCGCGCTAGAGATCATTGGGGAAGCTGCGGCCCAAATCCCGCAAGAGGTGCGCGCGCGCTATCCAAAACCCCCTTGGCGCGAGATGGTCGGGATGCGCAACATTGTTATTCACAATTACTTTGGAGTTGACGAGACGGTTGTCTGGCGAACCGTCCAGGAAGACTTACCTTCCTTGAAACGGGCAATTAATGCCATGTTGAAAGACTTATCGAAGAATGCTTGA
- the alaS gene encoding alanine--tRNA ligase: protein MRPTTSNEIRKAFLDYFHEMRHEIVPSAPLPQKDNPTLLFTNAGMNQFVDVFLGKEKRAYKRATTAQKVMRVQGKQNDLENVGPSARHHTFFEMLGNFSFGDYFKREAIDYAWGFLTGVMELEPERLFATVYTDDDEAADLWTRYLPGERILRFGKDDNFWEMGDIGPCGPCSEIHYYSGDLADINPAGVNNDNIPGYVEVWNLVFMQFERQKDQSLVPLPHPSVDTGMGMERLVRVIQGVESNYDTDLFTPVLSRVQQLLGDSDAQRDANYVGYRVIADHGRAATFLIADGVQPGNTGAGYVLRMIIRRAARFGRKIGFHEPFLGEVAQVYIDQMGDNYSELRQRRDLILHTLRREEERFNRTLDKALLHLDELVDDLHRRGEKQIPGDVAFNLYATYGLPLEITRDVAGEQHGMTVDEKGYNAAREAHALASGSGAFANYVVGANVYSDVLRALIDGGDLDESGVDYDPYSGASLETTVLALISDGQRSNAAHAGQRVEVVTAATPFYVEAGGEVSDTGRITTPGGVEMRVDDTRRPVPGLIIHSGEVTTGELKPGDMALLEVDRARRADIRRNHTATHLLHRELRAHLGRHVAQAGSLVAPDRLRFDFTHDKAVDRATLGRIEAAVNEAILVNYPVNVAHMGQKEAIQAGAMALFGEKYGDIVRTIRVGEDPLPSPLPGGEGIRGSLQGGEGNGAPYSFELCGGLHVDETGEIGLFRFTGEEAVGAGVRRVEAMTGRGAYQFVAERLNLLDRLAGKLNAPVAEVEQRLEALLEHDRSVERELDAAGRRLARGQFDVLLGGLMQVKGARVLAAQVDVANVERLREMADWFRDRVPSGAAVLGAVSDGKPFLVATVTDDLIARGLKAGDLAREVAKIVGGSGGGRPNMAQAGGRDPERLADALAAVAGLVDAALKD from the coding sequence ATGAGACCAACGACCAGTAACGAAATACGCAAAGCTTTTCTCGATTATTTTCACGAGATGCGGCACGAGATCGTGCCCAGCGCCCCGCTGCCCCAGAAGGACAACCCGACGCTGCTATTCACCAACGCCGGCATGAACCAGTTCGTCGACGTCTTCCTGGGCAAGGAGAAGCGCGCCTACAAACGGGCCACCACGGCCCAGAAGGTCATGCGCGTGCAGGGCAAACAGAACGACCTGGAGAACGTCGGCCCCTCGGCCCGCCACCACACCTTCTTCGAGATGTTGGGCAACTTCTCCTTTGGCGATTACTTCAAGCGCGAGGCCATCGACTACGCCTGGGGCTTCCTGACCGGCGTCATGGAGCTGGAGCCGGAGCGCCTCTTCGCCACCGTCTACACCGACGACGACGAAGCGGCCGACCTGTGGACGCGCTACCTGCCCGGGGAGCGCATCCTGCGCTTCGGCAAGGATGACAACTTCTGGGAGATGGGCGACATCGGCCCCTGCGGCCCCTGTTCGGAGATTCACTACTACTCCGGCGACCTGGCCGACATCAACCCCGCCGGCGTCAACAACGACAACATCCCCGGCTACGTCGAGGTCTGGAACCTGGTCTTCATGCAGTTCGAGCGCCAGAAGGATCAATCGCTCGTGCCGCTGCCCCATCCCTCGGTCGATACCGGCATGGGCATGGAGCGGCTGGTGCGCGTCATCCAGGGCGTGGAAAGTAATTACGATACCGATCTCTTCACCCCGGTGCTGAGCCGCGTCCAGCAGCTTCTGGGCGACAGCGACGCGCAACGGGACGCCAACTACGTCGGCTACCGGGTCATCGCCGACCACGGCCGGGCGGCCACTTTCCTCATCGCCGACGGCGTGCAGCCGGGCAACACCGGCGCGGGCTACGTGCTGCGCATGATCATCCGCCGCGCGGCGCGCTTCGGCCGCAAGATCGGCTTCCACGAGCCGTTTCTGGGCGAGGTGGCCCAGGTCTACATCGACCAGATGGGCGACAACTATTCCGAATTGCGCCAGCGCCGCGATCTCATTTTGCACACCCTGCGCCGCGAAGAGGAGCGCTTCAACCGCACCCTCGATAAGGCCCTGCTCCATCTGGACGAACTGGTCGATGACCTGCATCGCCGCGGCGAGAAGCAGATCCCCGGCGACGTGGCCTTCAATCTCTACGCCACCTATGGCCTGCCGCTGGAAATTACCCGCGACGTGGCCGGCGAGCAGCACGGCATGACCGTCGATGAGAAGGGCTACAACGCCGCGCGCGAGGCCCACGCCCTGGCCAGCGGCAGCGGCGCGTTCGCCAACTACGTCGTGGGGGCCAACGTCTACAGCGACGTATTGCGGGCGCTCATCGACGGCGGCGACCTGGACGAGTCGGGCGTTGATTACGATCCCTATTCCGGCGCGTCGCTGGAAACGACCGTCCTGGCCCTGATCAGCGATGGGCAACGCAGCAACGCGGCCCACGCCGGGCAGCGGGTGGAGGTCGTCACGGCGGCCACGCCCTTCTACGTCGAGGCGGGCGGCGAGGTCAGCGACACCGGCCGCATCACCACGCCCGGCGGGGTCGAGATGCGCGTTGACGACACGCGCCGCCCCGTTCCCGGCCTGATCATCCACAGCGGCGAAGTCACCACCGGCGAACTGAAGCCCGGCGACATGGCTCTGCTGGAAGTCGATCGCGCCCGCCGCGCCGACATCCGCCGCAACCATACGGCCACCCATCTGCTGCACCGCGAGTTGCGCGCCCATCTGGGGCGGCACGTGGCCCAGGCCGGTTCGCTCGTGGCTCCTGACCGGCTGCGTTTCGACTTCACCCATGACAAGGCGGTGGATCGGGCGACGCTGGGGCGGATTGAGGCGGCGGTGAATGAGGCTATCCTGGTGAATTACCCGGTGAACGTGGCCCATATGGGGCAGAAAGAGGCGATTCAGGCCGGGGCGATGGCGTTGTTTGGGGAGAAGTATGGGGATATTGTGCGGACGATTAGGGTGGGGGAAGACCCTCTCCCTAGCCCTCTCCCGGGGGGAGAGGGGATAAGAGGCTCTCTCCAGGGGGGAGAGGGGAACGGCGCGCCGTATAGTTTTGAGTTGTGCGGTGGGTTGCATGTGGACGAGACGGGCGAGATTGGGCTGTTCCGCTTCACCGGCGAGGAAGCGGTGGGCGCAGGGGTGCGGCGCGTGGAGGCGATGACCGGCCGCGGCGCGTACCAGTTCGTCGCCGAGCGGCTCAACCTGCTCGACCGGCTGGCCGGCAAGCTCAACGCGCCGGTGGCCGAGGTCGAGCAACGGCTGGAGGCGCTGCTGGAACATGACCGGAGCGTGGAGCGCGAACTGGACGCGGCCGGCCGCCGCCTGGCCCGCGGGCAGTTCGACGTGCTGCTCGGCGGCCTGATGCAGGTGAAGGGCGCGCGCGTCCTGGCGGCACAGGTGGACGTGGCCAACGTCGAGCGGCTGCGCGAGATGGCCGACTGGTTCCGCGACCGGGTGCCGTCCGGCGCGGCCGTGTTGGGCGCGGTCAGCGACGGCAAGCCTTTCCTGGTCGCCACCGTCACCGACGACCTGATCGCCCGCGGGCTGAAGGCGGGCGACCTGGCGCGCGAGGTAGCCAAGATCGTCGGCGGCAGCGGCGGCGGGCGGCCCAACATGGCCCAGGCCGGCGGGCGTGACCCGGAGCGCCTGGCCGACGCCCTGGCCGCCGTCGCCGGCCTGGTCGACGCGGCCCTCAAGGATTAA
- the ruvX gene encoding Holliday junction resolvase RuvX, with the protein MTDINPQQGRVMALDLGEKRIGVAISDTTRTIATPHSVLKRTSRAADFAHYARLIADHGITLLVIGLPITLGGQEGQRAAWVRDYAAGLAEHVATPITFWDESLTTVEATAALHAQGRRGKQVKERVDAVAAALILQSYLDAQRPDAQRPDAQRPENLYEE; encoded by the coding sequence ATGACCGACATCAATCCCCAACAAGGCCGGGTAATGGCCCTCGATCTGGGCGAGAAGCGCATCGGCGTGGCGATCAGCGACACGACGCGCACCATCGCCACGCCCCATAGCGTTCTGAAGCGCACCTCGCGGGCCGCGGATTTCGCCCACTATGCTCGGCTCATCGCCGACCACGGCATCACCCTACTGGTCATCGGCCTGCCCATCACCTTGGGCGGCCAGGAGGGGCAGCGCGCCGCCTGGGTGCGCGATTACGCCGCCGGGCTGGCCGAGCACGTCGCCACGCCCATCACCTTCTGGGACGAAAGTCTGACCACGGTGGAGGCCACGGCCGCGCTGCACGCCCAGGGGCGGCGCGGCAAGCAGGTCAAGGAGCGGGTCGATGCCGTGGCCGCCGCCCTCATCCTGCAATCCTATCTGGACGCACAGCGTCCCGACGCCCAGCGTCCCGATGCCCAGCGCCCGGAGAACCTGTATGAAGAATGA
- the mltG gene encoding endolytic transglycosylase MltG produces MKNDAAPDRLSLFGILIRVVVVGVVLLAVAAAGMVLYRMWLGGGVDRAAINPNLSQTQRLYLEYYFSDHAAALELPAGSGSAPLPFTVAPGEGAAVIAENLRAAGLLNDTELFLNYLTYYGLDGGLVAGEYQLDPRWTVPQLAEALGAGGARALELRFLPGWRSEEMANYLRVVRPARIDPDEFLTIVQTQQGLDTGAFSFLGALPAGATLEGYLFPDAYTITPDTDAAALVGMMLANFDRQVTPAMRQGFGAQGVALREALILASIIEKEAALAEEKPLMAAVFLNRVRAGMRLQADPTVQYALGYDGAADTWWPSPLSADDLAVSSPYNTYQVDGLPPGPISNPGLASLQAIAAPAGVDYLFFVLDCAADIAGRHAFSVSYEEHVANVERCR; encoded by the coding sequence ATGAAGAATGATGCCGCGCCGGATCGTCTGTCCCTGTTTGGCATCCTCATCCGCGTGGTGGTCGTCGGCGTGGTGCTGCTGGCCGTGGCCGCCGCCGGCATGGTGCTCTATCGCATGTGGCTGGGCGGCGGGGTCGACCGGGCGGCCATCAATCCCAACCTGAGCCAGACCCAACGCCTCTATCTGGAGTATTACTTTTCCGACCACGCCGCCGCGTTAGAATTGCCGGCCGGATCGGGCAGCGCGCCGTTGCCGTTCACCGTCGCCCCCGGCGAAGGCGCGGCCGTCATCGCCGAAAATCTGCGCGCCGCCGGTCTACTCAACGACACCGAGTTGTTCCTCAATTATCTGACCTACTACGGTCTCGACGGCGGGCTGGTGGCCGGGGAGTACCAACTCGACCCGCGCTGGACTGTGCCCCAACTGGCCGAAGCGTTGGGCGCGGGCGGGGCGCGGGCGCTGGAGTTGCGCTTCCTACCCGGCTGGCGCAGCGAGGAGATGGCGAACTATTTGCGCGTCGTCCGCCCGGCGCGGATCGATCCCGACGAATTTCTGACCATCGTCCAGACGCAACAGGGGCTGGACACGGGCGCTTTCAGCTTTCTGGGTGCCCTGCCGGCGGGGGCCACGCTGGAGGGCTACCTCTTTCCCGACGCCTACACCATCACCCCCGATACCGACGCCGCGGCCCTGGTGGGCATGATGCTGGCTAACTTCGACCGGCAGGTAACGCCGGCCATGCGCCAGGGATTCGGCGCGCAAGGCGTGGCCCTGCGCGAGGCGCTCATCCTGGCCTCGATCATCGAGAAGGAGGCCGCGCTGGCCGAAGAAAAGCCGTTGATGGCCGCCGTCTTCCTGAATCGGGTGCGGGCCGGGATGCGCCTGCAAGCCGACCCGACGGTGCAGTACGCCCTCGGCTACGACGGCGCGGCCGATACGTGGTGGCCCTCGCCGCTGAGCGCCGACGATCTGGCCGTTTCCTCCCCCTACAACACCTATCAGGTCGACGGCCTGCCGCCCGGCCCCATCTCTAATCCGGGATTGGCCTCGCTCCAGGCCATCGCCGCGCCGGCGGGCGTCGATTATCTCTTTTTCGTGCTGGATTGCGCCGCCGACATCGCCGGCCGCCACGCCTTCAGTGTCAGCTATGAAGAGCACGTCGCCAATGTGGAACGCTGCCGCTAG
- a CDS encoding ABC transporter substrate-binding protein, with protein MWNAAARVFLLALALLAAGCASVDPVVKIGLVAPFEGRQRAVGYDAIYSARLAVREINAAGGVGGHRVVLVALDDRGDAALAADAAASLGIDPGVVAVVGHYLPETTEAAAPLYAADGLALLPLGAPPFAPTDPAQLPPAFLEAYAAVTPFDETAGPLAGPTYDAFGLLALALAQAEQTTGGITRASVQEALGGLEYEGLTGVVYWP; from the coding sequence ATGTGGAACGCTGCCGCTAGGGTATTTTTGCTGGCGCTGGCGCTGCTGGCCGCCGGTTGCGCCTCGGTCGATCCGGTGGTCAAGATCGGCCTGGTCGCGCCGTTCGAGGGGCGGCAGCGGGCCGTGGGCTACGACGCCATTTATAGCGCCCGGCTGGCCGTGCGCGAGATCAACGCCGCCGGCGGCGTGGGCGGCCATCGCGTGGTCCTGGTGGCGTTGGACGACCGCGGCGATGCGGCGCTGGCCGCCGATGCCGCCGCGTCGCTGGGCATCGATCCGGGCGTGGTCGCCGTCGTCGGCCATTACCTGCCGGAAACGACCGAGGCCGCTGCGCCGCTCTATGCCGCCGACGGGTTGGCGCTGCTGCCGCTGGGCGCGCCGCCCTTTGCTCCCACTGATCCGGCACAACTCCCCCCGGCCTTTTTGGAAGCCTACGCCGCCGTCACGCCATTCGACGAAACGGCCGGGCCATTGGCCGGGCCGACCTACGACGCCTTCGGTTTGCTGGCTCTGGCCTTAGCGCAGGCTGAGCAAACCACGGGGGGCATCACCCGCGCCTCTGTCCAAGAAGCCCTGGGTGGATTAGAATATGAGGGGCTGACGGGCGTTGTCTATTGGCCCTGA